From one Phycisphaerales bacterium genomic stretch:
- a CDS encoding DUF1559 domain-containing protein, producing the protein MRPDSAKSHSVRCPLPFGRWGFTLIELLVVISIIALLISLLLPALSQARERAKQVGCLSNQRQLALAFLNYGNDYGQIPGCTNHGPAYRLDWSGYSHPHLPNEPAFPTGRIYPYVSRSSAAVECPKAKRAANKEYDYTFVAGMSGARVDLQWRTLYPIDPAVPGRNLKAFQAMPILIEEDETWYNNPTPDGTWAWWDQFSTRHFGKCNVAYLDGSAGEFESPKGLRDDLEEPGDLQAYDLLVETTPGKNYTGLYKSDFNKYGWINHPSNW; encoded by the coding sequence ATGCGGCCGGATTCCGCCAAGAGCCACTCGGTCCGTTGCCCACTGCCGTTCGGGCGGTGGGGTTTCACGCTCATCGAACTGCTGGTGGTGATTTCGATCATTGCGCTGCTTATATCGCTGCTGCTGCCGGCGCTGAGCCAGGCGCGCGAGCGGGCCAAGCAGGTTGGCTGTCTGTCGAATCAGCGCCAGTTGGCGCTCGCGTTCCTGAATTACGGGAACGACTACGGACAGATCCCGGGCTGTACGAATCACGGACCGGCATACAGACTCGACTGGTCCGGCTACTCGCACCCACATCTGCCAAATGAACCGGCGTTTCCCACCGGCCGCATCTATCCCTACGTCAGTCGCTCCAGCGCGGCGGTTGAGTGCCCCAAGGCCAAGCGGGCGGCAAACAAGGAGTATGACTACACGTTCGTCGCCGGCATGTCCGGCGCGCGAGTCGATCTGCAATGGCGGACGCTCTATCCAATCGATCCGGCCGTCCCCGGTCGAAATCTCAAAGCATTCCAAGCCATGCCCATTCTCATCGAGGAGGATGAAACGTGGTACAACAACCCCACTCCTGACGGCACGTGGGCCTGGTGGGATCAGTTTTCGACACGGCATTTCGGCAAGTGCAACGTGGCATACTTGGACGGTTCCGCCGGCGAGTTCGAAAGTCCCAAAGGACTGCGCGACGATCTCGAAGAGCCCGGCGATCTTCAGGCGTACGACCTGCTCGTCGAAACGACGCCCGGCAAAAACTACACGGGTCTCTACAAGTCCGACTTCAACAAGTACGGTTGGATCAACCATCCGTCCAACTGGTGA
- a CDS encoding PQQ-binding-like beta-propeller repeat protein translates to MAVPSGRQALALIATAALLSTSAHAQLDNSVWPQYRANDAKAGAVMAPGPAVEHAWTNDTVAIPSPGGICVAANGDIYYKSMDDDGCYVYRIDPSDGHVIAQSVNLGGVNGSYSGVAVGVNRIYTTIYSGAGNTSIKVLDKDTLAVTNTITNAAFQSLLGTPLMGTALNNAGHRNLYVVDYGALMLHAVDSVTGSLMWSRALPAVGFFGAVGPMWEDGNGKQVIAHFGNAQYFGGSAIRDNGDNTSTELWLGGPESFNWWGSGAMSADGNRIYVTTFNDNDVSPLWAIDKNTGLIVWRVPGFRGDPTREMNFFARPAVVGNRIYCGGANGVVACYQDNGSSATLLWEYRDLMDEHTCISAARAPDNKTYIYAVKQGANLSPPRGELIVLRDDGSSYTLLLQTDLNGTMLRTNYATSSCLIDSEGGLYVGGGNPVDAGVGPSAIYKFAPAGGGGYRLTLTGSCPGQIGISWSGATPRIQQGILFARGTGQQIIPPGNPCAGTQLGLNANGLMLVDPPGFFSTGNSGSGTINGQAPSGACGGYLQLIQGGSCTLSNVARIQ, encoded by the coding sequence ATGGCAGTACCCTCAGGACGGCAAGCTCTCGCACTCATCGCCACCGCCGCACTGCTCAGCACTTCCGCGCACGCTCAACTCGACAACAGCGTCTGGCCGCAGTACCGCGCCAACGACGCCAAGGCCGGCGCCGTGATGGCGCCCGGCCCGGCCGTGGAGCACGCCTGGACCAACGACACGGTTGCCATCCCTTCGCCCGGCGGAATCTGCGTCGCGGCCAACGGCGACATCTACTACAAGAGCATGGATGATGACGGCTGCTACGTCTATCGCATCGATCCGAGCGATGGACACGTCATCGCCCAGAGCGTGAACCTTGGCGGCGTCAACGGCAGCTACTCGGGCGTGGCCGTCGGCGTCAATCGCATCTATACGACGATCTACTCCGGCGCGGGCAACACGTCGATCAAAGTGCTCGACAAGGACACGCTCGCGGTGACCAACACCATCACCAACGCGGCGTTCCAGAGCCTTCTCGGCACGCCGCTCATGGGCACCGCGCTCAACAACGCGGGCCATCGCAACCTGTACGTCGTCGATTACGGCGCGCTCATGCTTCACGCGGTGGATTCGGTGACAGGTTCACTGATGTGGTCGCGAGCGTTGCCCGCAGTGGGGTTCTTCGGTGCCGTGGGCCCGATGTGGGAAGACGGAAACGGCAAGCAGGTCATCGCCCACTTCGGCAACGCCCAGTACTTCGGCGGCAGCGCCATCCGCGACAACGGCGACAACACCTCGACCGAACTCTGGCTCGGTGGACCCGAAAGTTTCAACTGGTGGGGCAGCGGCGCCATGAGCGCCGATGGCAACCGCATCTACGTCACCACCTTCAATGACAACGACGTGTCGCCGCTGTGGGCCATCGACAAAAACACCGGCTTGATCGTGTGGCGGGTGCCCGGCTTCCGCGGCGACCCCACCAGGGAAATGAACTTCTTCGCCCGCCCGGCGGTGGTCGGCAACCGCATCTACTGCGGCGGGGCCAACGGCGTCGTCGCCTGCTACCAGGACAACGGCAGCAGCGCCACGCTGCTCTGGGAGTACCGCGACCTGATGGATGAACACACGTGCATCTCGGCAGCGAGAGCGCCGGACAACAAGACCTACATCTATGCGGTGAAACAGGGCGCCAACCTGAGTCCGCCGCGCGGCGAACTGATCGTTCTGCGCGATGACGGCAGCAGTTACACGCTTCTGCTTCAGACCGATCTCAACGGGACCATGCTGCGGACGAACTACGCGACGAGTTCGTGCCTCATTGACAGCGAGGGCGGCCTCTACGTCGGCGGCGGCAACCCCGTCGATGCAGGCGTCGGCCCCAGCGCGATCTACAAGTTTGCTCCGGCGGGCGGCGGCGGCTATCGGCTCACGCTCACAGGCTCCTGCCCGGGCCAGATCGGCATCAGCTGGAGCGGCGCGACGCCGCGCATCCAGCAGGGCATTCTCTTCGCCCGCGGCACCGGCCAGCAGATCATCCCGCCGGGCAACCCGTGCGCGGGAACCCAACTCGGGCTCAACGCCAACGGCCTGATGCTGGTCGATCCGCCCGGATTCTTCAGCACCGGCAACAGCGGCAGCGGCACCATTAACGGCCAGGCGCCATCCGGCGCCTGCGGGGGCTACTTGCAACTCATTCAGGGCGGCTCATGCACGCTCAGCAATGTCGCTCGGATCCAGTAG
- a CDS encoding NAD(P)-dependent oxidoreductase yields the protein MHVALTGASGFIGSAIARDLHTAGHTCAALVRASSRRDHIEPQIDRFVEGDLADKKAWADLLHGADCVVHCGVDWAPLKSSDLDAHLERNLLGSIRLLQWSAPRQFIFISTIAVHHDMRPRWGGVIDEDHPLRPGSWYGAYKAAVEAHLWAAHFSAGQHTCALRPCGVYGLDPNLERTYGIGMLRRLRRGQSVDKPGGGKFVHVDDVAAATVACVGNPDAAGKAYNLVDCYARWADWALIAADLLGIEATVDASSPAEPKNTFTKDAARSLGVRLDRGHDGIRDYLRELIAATEHSAGS from the coding sequence ATGCACGTCGCACTCACCGGCGCTTCGGGATTCATCGGCTCAGCGATCGCGCGCGATCTTCATACCGCGGGGCACACCTGCGCAGCACTGGTTCGCGCGAGCAGTCGGCGCGATCACATTGAGCCGCAGATCGATCGGTTCGTCGAGGGCGATCTGGCAGACAAGAAAGCGTGGGCGGATCTGCTCCATGGCGCCGACTGCGTGGTCCACTGCGGCGTGGACTGGGCACCGCTCAAGAGCAGCGACCTCGACGCGCATCTCGAGCGCAACCTGCTCGGCTCGATCCGGCTGCTGCAATGGAGCGCACCGCGGCAGTTCATCTTCATCAGCACCATCGCCGTGCACCACGACATGCGGCCGCGCTGGGGCGGCGTCATCGATGAAGATCACCCGCTCCGACCCGGCTCGTGGTACGGCGCGTACAAGGCGGCCGTGGAGGCGCACCTGTGGGCGGCTCACTTCAGTGCTGGTCAGCACACGTGCGCGCTGCGGCCGTGCGGCGTGTACGGTCTCGATCCAAATCTCGAACGGACCTACGGCATCGGCATGCTCCGACGACTCCGCCGCGGCCAATCCGTGGACAAGCCCGGAGGCGGGAAGTTCGTGCACGTCGATGACGTCGCCGCCGCCACGGTTGCGTGCGTGGGCAATCCTGACGCGGCGGGCAAAGCGTACAACCTCGTGGACTGCTACGCCCGCTGGGCCGACTGGGCGCTCATCGCCGCCGACCTGCTTGGCATCGAGGCGACGGTGGATGCATCGAGCCCCGCCGAGCCGAAGAACACCTTTACGAAGGACGCGGCCCGATCACTGGGAGTGCGACTCGACAGAGGCCATGACGGAATCCGAGATTACCTGCGCGAGTTGATCGCCGCGACGGAGCATAGCGCGGGATCCTGA
- a CDS encoding AI-2E family transporter has translation MDEPTQGQLQPKFQPEDPRHLHLWQIQSVRDIAVIALAIFLILCGYWLRSVTVPLLIALALAYLFEPIIIRVTRRFNVSRPVVAGSLVGAVGVLFALALVGFALSLVQTIDLLRRLPDSVAEAIQYVDERLPEPVGEALMDGLGSLFGPAQGDDAALPDDQASPSEVAADPEQGATEQAPPADSTAAEAQSPPQSDASQSREIAANIRDWLHANLGAVFQATVRTTGDAVSMIFAFIGSTIYIAFTLFLIPFYFYAFSTGWPKLRDGVVELFPVEHSRKIYDMLHKMDLAVSGFVRGRVVISAIMGVLLAAGWWACGVPYWLVLGILTGILSMVPYLGGIGLPLAIGLLWMSQADGQGGEQMAWWAIILWPSVVFTVVQLVEGYVLTPVISGKATNLGPVSVLVVVLAGGVVAGVYGMLLAIPVAACGKIIIMDVVVPRIKAYGRGQASDVLPIDEQ, from the coding sequence ATGGATGAGCCAACTCAGGGCCAGTTGCAGCCGAAGTTCCAGCCGGAAGACCCGCGCCACCTGCACCTCTGGCAGATTCAGTCGGTGCGCGATATCGCCGTCATCGCGCTGGCGATCTTTCTGATCCTGTGCGGCTACTGGCTGCGCAGCGTCACGGTGCCGCTGCTGATCGCGCTCGCTCTGGCCTACCTCTTCGAGCCGATCATCATTCGCGTCACGCGGCGCTTCAACGTGTCGCGGCCGGTCGTGGCCGGGAGCCTCGTCGGGGCCGTGGGCGTGCTGTTTGCACTGGCGCTCGTGGGTTTCGCGCTGTCGCTGGTTCAGACAATCGACCTGCTGCGCAGGCTGCCTGACTCCGTGGCGGAGGCGATCCAGTACGTGGATGAGCGGCTGCCCGAGCCCGTCGGCGAGGCGCTGATGGACGGCTTGGGCAGCCTCTTCGGACCGGCCCAGGGCGACGATGCAGCACTTCCGGATGACCAGGCCAGCCCTTCAGAGGTTGCGGCGGACCCGGAGCAGGGCGCCACTGAACAAGCCCCGCCGGCGGATTCAACGGCAGCAGAAGCGCAGTCGCCGCCGCAGTCGGACGCGAGCCAATCGCGCGAGATCGCGGCGAACATCCGCGACTGGTTGCACGCGAACCTCGGCGCCGTCTTCCAGGCCACGGTGCGGACGACTGGTGATGCCGTCTCGATGATTTTCGCGTTTATAGGCTCGACAATCTACATCGCCTTCACGCTCTTCCTCATTCCTTTCTACTTCTACGCGTTCTCGACGGGCTGGCCGAAGTTGCGCGATGGGGTTGTCGAGCTGTTTCCCGTTGAGCACTCGCGCAAGATTTATGACATGCTCCACAAGATGGACCTCGCCGTGAGCGGATTCGTCCGCGGCCGGGTTGTCATCTCGGCCATCATGGGAGTGCTGCTGGCGGCGGGCTGGTGGGCGTGCGGCGTGCCCTACTGGCTGGTGCTGGGCATACTGACGGGCATTCTGAGCATGGTGCCGTATCTCGGCGGCATCGGACTGCCCCTGGCCATCGGATTGCTGTGGATGTCGCAGGCTGACGGGCAAGGCGGCGAGCAGATGGCGTGGTGGGCGATCATCCTTTGGCCGTCGGTCGTGTTCACCGTGGTGCAACTGGTCGAGGGCTACGTCCTCACGCCGGTGATTTCCGGAAAGGCAACAAATCTCGGCCCGGTGTCCGTGCTCGTCGTCGTTCTCGCCGGCGGCGTGGTCGCGGGCGTCTACGGCATGCTGCTGGCCATCCCCGTCGCCGCATGCGGCAAGATCATCATCATGGACGTCGTCGTGCCGCGCATCAAAGCGTACGGCCGTGGGCAGGCAAGTGATGTGCTGCCCATCGACGAGCAGTAG
- a CDS encoding M42 family metallopeptidase, with amino-acid sequence MNVDLLKRLCETPGVPGREERVRALIESEVKGLFDEVRTDPMGSLICVRKPTRPAAKGQSSLRVMLACHMDEIGFYVRHIDDKGFVWLNPAGGFDPRNLFSRRVLICAEDGDLVGVLNPGGKPIHISSPEDRKKIPEVTEFYVDLGMKPDAVKKRIRIGDMVVLHEPFAEIGDTLVSKAMDNRVACWLGIEAVRQVAGGGKAKGRSGASKSAGHACEIHCVFTVQEEVGLRGAMTSAYTVKPDVGVGIDTTLCCDTPGVCETDRVTKQGDGVAITVMDGSVISAHSLVNEFEQIARKHHIPHQRSILGRGGTDTAALQRAGSGARAITISVGTRYIHTVTEMVHRIDLQAARNLLAAYLEVA; translated from the coding sequence ATGAATGTCGATCTGCTCAAGAGGCTGTGCGAAACTCCCGGAGTTCCCGGTCGTGAAGAACGCGTCCGTGCTCTCATCGAAAGCGAGGTCAAGGGGCTCTTCGACGAGGTGCGGACCGACCCGATGGGATCGCTCATCTGCGTCCGCAAGCCGACGCGCCCGGCGGCCAAGGGCCAGTCGTCGCTGCGGGTCATGCTCGCCTGCCACATGGACGAGATCGGCTTCTACGTGCGGCACATCGATGACAAGGGGTTCGTGTGGCTGAATCCCGCCGGCGGCTTTGATCCGCGCAATCTCTTTTCGCGGCGCGTGCTTATCTGCGCTGAAGATGGCGACCTCGTCGGCGTGCTCAACCCCGGCGGCAAGCCGATCCACATCTCCTCGCCTGAAGACCGCAAGAAGATCCCGGAGGTTACGGAGTTCTACGTCGATCTGGGTATGAAGCCCGACGCGGTGAAGAAGAGAATCCGCATCGGCGACATGGTCGTGCTTCATGAACCCTTTGCGGAGATCGGCGACACGCTGGTGAGCAAAGCCATGGACAACCGCGTTGCCTGCTGGCTGGGAATCGAAGCCGTGCGGCAGGTGGCCGGGGGCGGAAAGGCCAAGGGCAGGTCGGGGGCGTCGAAGTCAGCCGGGCATGCGTGCGAAATCCACTGCGTTTTCACGGTGCAGGAGGAAGTCGGCCTGCGCGGCGCCATGACCAGCGCCTACACCGTTAAGCCCGACGTTGGCGTCGGCATCGACACGACGCTCTGCTGCGATACGCCTGGCGTGTGTGAGACGGACCGGGTCACCAAGCAGGGCGATGGCGTGGCGATCACGGTCATGGATGGTTCGGTCATCTCGGCCCACTCGCTCGTCAACGAATTCGAGCAGATTGCGCGCAAGCACCACATTCCGCACCAGCGTTCGATCCTCGGCCGGGGCGGCACCGACACCGCAGCGCTCCAGCGAGCCGGCTCGGGCGCCCGGGCCATCACGATTTCCGTCGGCACGCGCTACATCCACACCGTGACGGAGATGGTGCACCGGATCGATCTCCAAGCGGCTCGCAACCTTCTGGCGGCGTATCTCGAAGTCGCCTGA
- a CDS encoding aminomethyltransferase family protein, which yields MATISPLRNLQEQAEAEFMVHGRRDPGSAADVAAEGIEIVSTYGEVEAEYASLRRSAALMDLPQLGILRVTGADRVDFLNRMLTNELKGLAAGQVVHAFWLNRKGRIEADLSVIELGDEMLLIVDATLAQRTADSLSGFLFSEDVAIENLTGGRHVLSLHGPRAIEFLRSVVEEPQAASLSDLTPGRAMRCTVHGHPVVVYRSDQIREVGLHLICPVDEVVAVHEQLLEIGLGQGLRSIGWYAFNIARIEGGCPMHLIDFGLDSLPHETGILRQRVSFTKGCYLGQEVVARMESLGHPSKVLVGLKIEGEHMPVTGSQVFEPADQIAEVVGAVTSATPSPMLGRTIIAFAMVKHSKTGLGTEVIVSAEGQRARAVVHDLKFWPRETPRES from the coding sequence ATGGCGACCATCAGTCCACTGCGCAATCTCCAGGAACAGGCCGAGGCCGAATTCATGGTCCACGGCCGCCGCGATCCAGGCTCGGCTGCCGATGTCGCCGCCGAAGGCATCGAGATCGTCTCCACCTACGGCGAAGTCGAAGCGGAGTACGCCTCGCTGCGGCGATCGGCGGCGCTGATGGACCTGCCCCAACTGGGCATTCTCCGCGTCACCGGCGCCGACCGCGTCGATTTCCTCAACCGCATGCTCACCAATGAACTCAAGGGACTTGCGGCAGGGCAGGTCGTGCACGCCTTCTGGCTCAATCGCAAGGGGCGCATCGAAGCGGATCTCAGCGTGATCGAACTCGGCGACGAGATGCTGCTCATCGTGGACGCCACGCTGGCCCAGCGCACGGCCGACTCGCTCAGCGGATTTCTCTTCAGCGAAGATGTGGCGATTGAAAACCTCACAGGGGGGCGGCACGTCCTGAGCCTGCACGGCCCGCGCGCCATTGAGTTCCTGCGTTCAGTCGTGGAAGAGCCGCAGGCGGCCAGCCTGAGCGATCTCACGCCCGGCCGGGCCATGCGGTGCACCGTCCACGGCCACCCGGTCGTCGTTTATCGCAGCGACCAGATTCGTGAAGTTGGGCTCCATCTCATCTGCCCGGTCGACGAAGTCGTTGCCGTGCACGAGCAACTGCTCGAAATCGGCCTGGGCCAGGGGCTGCGCTCGATCGGCTGGTACGCCTTCAACATCGCGAGAATCGAAGGCGGCTGCCCGATGCACCTGATCGACTTCGGCCTCGACTCGCTGCCGCACGAGACGGGCATTCTCCGGCAGCGCGTGTCGTTCACGAAAGGCTGCTACCTCGGTCAGGAGGTGGTCGCGCGCATGGAGAGCCTCGGGCACCCGTCAAAGGTGCTCGTCGGCCTCAAGATCGAAGGCGAACACATGCCCGTCACAGGTTCGCAGGTCTTCGAGCCCGCCGACCAGATCGCCGAAGTCGTCGGCGCCGTCACCAGCGCCACGCCCAGCCCGATGCTCGGGCGCACCATCATCGCCTTTGCGATGGTCAAGCACTCCAAAACCGGACTCGGAACGGAAGTGATCGTGAGCGCCGAGGGTCAGCGGGCCCGGGCGGTTGTGCACGATCTGAAGTTCTGGCCGCGCGAGACGCCGCGCGAATCGTAG
- a CDS encoding bifunctional methionine sulfoxide reductase B/A protein, with amino-acid sequence MRRRRTLVLVCVGGTLAVCAAVAVLIAPAAAEETIRPRYSASGYDVTPLTDEQLAPLVAKLDEETYRVTQKAGTEEPFCGDLLNVHVEGTYVCVVCGLPLFSSEHKFVSGTGWPSFYTEVDPQQVVTIKDGSGGVRGYEIQCGRCGSHLGHRMVDGPPPTGLRYCVNSVSLRFYAADQPLPPESQPVQVDTAYFAGGCFWGIEHYFDQGPGVLEAVSGYMQGDVENPSYGQVCMENTHHAETVKVVFDPARISYRRLLQAFFDMHDPTQLNRQGADLGNQYRSGIWFVNEAQRSEAEKFIAELEASGRYKSPIVTQVEAAKVFWPAEVGHQDFVVKNGGTCDVADPWN; translated from the coding sequence ATGAGGCGACGGCGGACGCTCGTGCTGGTTTGTGTAGGGGGCACGCTTGCGGTCTGCGCTGCCGTCGCCGTGCTGATCGCGCCGGCCGCTGCTGAGGAGACGATCCGGCCACGCTACTCCGCGTCCGGCTATGACGTGACGCCGCTGACGGATGAGCAGCTCGCTCCGCTCGTGGCGAAACTCGATGAGGAAACCTACCGCGTCACTCAAAAGGCCGGTACGGAAGAGCCCTTCTGCGGCGATCTGCTCAACGTCCACGTCGAAGGCACCTATGTTTGCGTCGTGTGCGGCTTGCCTCTGTTCTCCAGCGAGCACAAATTCGTCTCCGGCACCGGCTGGCCGAGCTTCTACACCGAAGTTGACCCGCAGCAGGTCGTAACCATCAAAGACGGCAGCGGAGGCGTGCGCGGCTACGAAATCCAGTGCGGCCGGTGCGGATCGCATCTTGGTCACCGCATGGTCGATGGGCCGCCGCCGACGGGCCTGCGCTACTGCGTCAATTCCGTCTCACTCCGGTTCTACGCGGCCGACCAGCCGCTGCCGCCGGAGAGTCAGCCGGTGCAGGTCGATACCGCCTATTTTGCGGGTGGCTGCTTCTGGGGGATCGAGCACTACTTCGACCAGGGGCCGGGCGTGCTCGAGGCGGTGAGTGGTTACATGCAGGGTGACGTGGAGAATCCCTCGTACGGACAGGTCTGCATGGAGAACACCCACCACGCAGAGACCGTGAAGGTCGTCTTCGATCCCGCGCGCATTTCGTACCGCCGCCTGCTGCAGGCGTTCTTCGACATGCACGACCCGACGCAACTCAATCGCCAGGGGGCCGATCTGGGCAACCAGTATCGTTCGGGCATCTGGTTCGTCAACGAAGCCCAGAGGAGCGAGGCCGAGAAGTTCATCGCAGAACTCGAGGCTTCAGGCCGATACAAGAGCCCGATCGTGACGCAGGTGGAGGCAGCGAAGGTCTTCTGGCCGGCCGAAGTCGGGCATCAGGACTTCGTCGTCAAGAACGGCGGGACATGCGACGTGGCCGATCCCTGGAACTGA
- a CDS encoding bifunctional methionine sulfoxide reductase B/A protein yields the protein MNSRIAVALFSLGLAGGAVAAGMAWRGGDQNPGQVESSGEAMQTRADAKPKYSKSHYDITPLSPERVEELASRLDPETYRITQKAGTEAPFCGNLLDNKKEGTYVCVVCGLPLFSSDHKFHSGTGWPSFYTGFDPAHITEIEDRSHGMVRTEIECARCTAHLGHVFKDGPPPTGLRYCLNSASLTFFENGQTLPPESQPVKTETAYFAGGCFWGIEHYFDEGPGVIEAVSGYMQGNVEKPTYKQVCYESTRHAETVKVVFDPQRISYHRLLEAFFVMHDPTQLNRQGPDVGDQYRSGIWYASDEQKAQAEKFIKELEASGRYKGRAIVTQVEKAETFWPAEEYHQDYVSKTGRACHIADPWK from the coding sequence ATGAACTCACGAATTGCCGTCGCCCTTTTCAGCCTTGGCCTCGCAGGCGGAGCCGTTGCCGCCGGTATGGCCTGGCGCGGGGGCGACCAGAATCCGGGCCAGGTTGAGTCCAGTGGAGAAGCAATGCAGACGCGCGCCGACGCCAAGCCAAAGTACTCGAAGTCACATTACGACATCACGCCGCTCTCTCCCGAGCGCGTTGAAGAACTCGCGAGCCGGCTCGACCCGGAGACGTATCGCATCACCCAGAAAGCCGGCACTGAAGCCCCGTTCTGCGGCAACCTGCTCGACAACAAGAAAGAAGGCACGTACGTCTGCGTCGTCTGCGGGCTTCCTCTGTTCTCCAGCGATCACAAGTTTCACTCAGGCACCGGCTGGCCAAGCTTCTACACCGGCTTCGATCCCGCGCACATTACCGAGATCGAAGATCGCAGCCACGGCATGGTGCGCACGGAAATCGAGTGCGCTCGCTGCACCGCGCATCTCGGGCACGTGTTCAAAGACGGGCCGCCCCCGACGGGGCTGCGCTACTGCCTCAATTCGGCATCGCTGACGTTCTTTGAGAATGGCCAGACGCTGCCGCCCGAGAGCCAGCCCGTGAAGACCGAGACCGCGTACTTCGCCGGAGGCTGCTTCTGGGGCATCGAGCACTACTTCGATGAAGGTCCGGGCGTGATCGAGGCCGTCAGCGGCTACATGCAGGGCAACGTCGAGAAGCCGACCTACAAACAGGTCTGCTACGAAAGCACGCGCCATGCCGAGACGGTCAAGGTCGTGTTTGACCCGCAGCGCATTTCGTACCACCGCCTGCTCGAAGCGTTCTTTGTCATGCACGATCCGACGCAACTCAATCGGCAGGGGCCCGATGTCGGCGACCAGTATCGCTCGGGGATCTGGTATGCCAGCGATGAGCAGAAGGCTCAAGCGGAGAAGTTCATCAAGGAACTCGAGGCGTCCGGCCGCTACAAGGGCCGCGCCATCGTCACGCAGGTAGAGAAGGCGGAAACATTCTGGCCTGCGGAAGAGTATCACCAGGACTACGTGAGCAAGACCGGCCGGGCCTGTCACATCGCCGATCCGTGGAAGTAA
- a CDS encoding response regulator gives MRVLIVDDSQTMRLLQRAALEQLGHECAGEAANGAEALDMAETCSPELILLDLRMPVMDGLTFVKAFRQRDRHTPVIVVTSETEKPRVIEAFRLGVTDFLVKPFTPDSLARRIDDTTRRAAG, from the coding sequence ATGAGAGTTTTGATCGTGGACGATTCGCAGACGATGCGACTGCTTCAGCGCGCCGCACTCGAGCAGCTCGGCCACGAGTGCGCCGGCGAAGCGGCCAACGGCGCCGAGGCGCTGGACATGGCGGAGACCTGCAGCCCCGAGCTCATCCTGCTCGATCTGCGCATGCCGGTGATGGATGGACTCACTTTCGTCAAGGCATTCCGCCAGCGCGACCGCCACACGCCCGTCATCGTCGTGACGAGCGAGACCGAGAAGCCGCGCGTCATCGAAGCGTTCCGCCTGGGTGTGACGGATTTTCTCGTCAAGCCGTTCACGCCCGATTCGCTCGCGAGGCGCATCGATGACACCACCCGCCGGGCCGCGGGCTGA
- a CDS encoding sugar phosphate isomerase/epimerase, translating into MKLGVMAALFTGMDFDRALDYCAEVGLDAIELPVGGYPGKPFFDPAKVNESKKLLDEIKAKLKDRQLEVSGLAVHGNPVSPIKSAAKKDHADFVTACELAKKLGTDTVITFSGCPGGSARDTMPNWITCAWPPEYGEALKYQWNEVLIPYWTEQSKLCSQHGVKVAWEAHPGFTVYNPDTLMRLSEACCGRKGKANLGANLDPSHFFWQGIDPVEAARVLGEAGLLFYCHAKDTAIDPHQTRINGTLDTRSYGDLHLRSWVFRTCGYGHGDEFWKPFVSMLRRHGYDGVLSIEHEDSYMSVNEGFEKAVEYLSGVILSEPVGKAWWF; encoded by the coding sequence ATGAAACTGGGCGTGATGGCGGCGCTGTTCACCGGCATGGACTTCGATAGAGCGCTGGACTACTGCGCCGAGGTCGGCCTCGACGCGATCGAACTGCCCGTGGGCGGCTATCCCGGCAAGCCGTTCTTCGACCCGGCCAAGGTCAACGAGAGCAAGAAGCTGCTCGACGAGATCAAGGCCAAACTCAAAGACCGCCAACTCGAAGTCTCCGGCCTGGCCGTGCACGGCAATCCGGTCTCACCCATCAAGTCAGCCGCGAAGAAGGACCACGCCGATTTTGTCACCGCGTGCGAACTGGCAAAGAAACTCGGCACCGACACCGTCATCACCTTTTCGGGATGCCCCGGCGGCAGCGCTCGCGACACGATGCCCAACTGGATCACCTGCGCCTGGCCGCCTGAGTATGGCGAGGCGCTCAAGTACCAGTGGAACGAGGTGCTCATCCCCTACTGGACCGAGCAGAGCAAACTCTGCAGCCAGCACGGCGTCAAGGTCGCGTGGGAAGCGCACCCGGGCTTTACCGTCTACAACCCCGACACACTGATGCGACTGAGCGAAGCGTGCTGCGGCAGGAAGGGCAAGGCGAATCTCGGCGCCAATCTCGACCCCTCCCACTTCTTCTGGCAGGGCATCGATCCCGTCGAAGCGGCGCGCGTGCTCGGCGAAGCCGGATTGCTGTTCTACTGCCACGCCAAAGACACCGCGATCGATCCGCACCAGACGCGCATCAACGGCACGCTCGACACCCGCTCCTACGGCGACCTGCACCTGCGCTCGTGGGTCTTTCGCACCTGCGGCTACGGCCACGGCGATGAGTTCTGGAAGCCGTTCGTCTCCATGCTCCGCCGGCACGGCTACGACGGCGTGCTGAGCATTGAGCACGAAGATTCCTACATGTCCGTCAACGAAGGCTTCGAAAAAGCGGTCGAATACCTCTCCGGCGTCATCCTCAGCGAACCGGTCGGCAAGGCGTGGTGGTTCTGA